A single Anopheles maculipalpis chromosome 3RL, idAnoMacuDA_375_x, whole genome shotgun sequence DNA region contains:
- the LOC126563102 gene encoding NADH dehydrogenase [ubiquinone] iron-sulfur protein 4, mitochondrial has translation MSLFLRSVARTGATQWMRASLSTSSIVCKDPKAQKEAPILDASVVLAGEAERARDHLPTITVPTKVDISPITGVPEEHVKERRVRIFIPAKNAMQSGTDNIQHWSIEFDNRERWENPLMGWSSTGDPLSNMRVDFTNVDEAIAHCEKNGWRWFVDKPDIQKKPRVKNYGINFSWNKRTRVSTK, from the exons ATGAGCCTCTTTCTACGTTCAGTGGCCAGAACTGGTGCTACGCAATG GATGCGTGCATCACTGTCTACGTCATCGATCGTTTGCAAGGACCCAAAGGCCCAGAAAGAAGCCCCAATACTGGATGCGAGCGTTGTCCTTGCCGGTGAAGCGGAACGTGCCCGTGATCATCTGCCAACCATCACCGTCCCTACCAAG gTCGATATTAGTCCGATTACCGGTGTGCCGGAGGAGCACGTAAAGGAACGTCGCGTACGTATCTTCATACCGGCGAAGAACGCTATGCAGAGTGGCAcggataacatccaacactgGAGCATCGAGTTCGATAACCGTGAGCGCTGGGAGAACCCACTAATGGGATGGTCCTCAAC tGGTGATCCATTGTCGAACATGCGTGTCGATTTCACCAACGTTGACGAAGCGATCGCACACTGCGAAAAGAATGGATGGAGATGGTTCGTGGACAAGCCCGACATTCAGAAGAAACCGCGCGTAAAGAACTACGGTATCAATTTCTCGTGGAACAAGCGTACCCGTGTATCGACCAAGTAG